The following coding sequences are from one Eleginops maclovinus isolate JMC-PN-2008 ecotype Puerto Natales chromosome 13, JC_Emac_rtc_rv5, whole genome shotgun sequence window:
- the znf865 gene encoding zinc finger protein 865 → MFQFSKYPMDILEMLSGHQAHQFKGLGLERQLSHQQQVQLQHQQQLQQQHQPSADGSGSLLSGLGLGSLQSSRSNAFADSSSLFAKMSAPPSSISHQSQSSSSHSSRKSSKMSSSGGGSSGYPQFLRPFHPAEAALAQEQLHSGMGRFDFGGGSSGGVVTPAPPPPPLHPGLSIPQPSSGPPTSSPSPSTSSASNNPSGSTAVPLVGQSDPRSLHQQFSCMLAANQYFLSGVPTNSSLEQFLVQQGTHNHLGLGLSQGSADSNSALAPPPLHSAHSHGHTAPQIQQQQQQLTSHALSHPHSHTHHPHPLHPAPQPAPLGGFDFQGIPVLSSNQIASLMQQEAGLSLPLPLHLSLSKDDAKTGDSSSSSASSGGSRRKKAMAGYLPQRKSESSSTHSHSSPSGLSQSSSAGLVGGGSGGVGISGIGSEPPHSSHLSSSSRQQQSSSRVSSSSSAPPSSNSTSVLVANGNQQLSKSQDSNSSSGQPEPEPLYHCGECGKTFTHLSSLRRHLRSHGLTPESQSRKSDCSSPSPERVFCCGECGKRFKKRGHLIQHSVTHSENRPFACNICQKSFNRRESLTRHEKIHDEKPFRCPACGRCFRESTSLLNHAASGACGKPPRSSKNRPSNEGSVSSNQSSSSKMGSGGNRVGLPNDGAAMANDKYATDFSRNRYQSPYSGVDDYRRAQPASLYSPDTLASEMNNQTLRKAPLAPTLHPHPQPQQHHHHQQPPQQQQPHLPLSSLLDDSEDEVTSSAMSAIAAAAAASCDLNAEGRDGERRDIIGGLLGGLGFGNLGGPSSTSSLNGATMPLTHPSQPHTKPRRPRKPREKRDPNNIVRRRRSPAPPGDGSERPYSCQVCCKRFRRAETLRRHTRVHTGEKPHACDVCGKMFREPFHLTKHLTVHSGQKNYKCNLCGKMFAYAQSLVRHGKLHRKGEIDSQGRRVKGAAAAAAAAAAAISQVAPSGNSDYFSSCSQGEKSPTSGTPSQRLYTCTVCWKSFRHYFHLTAHQQTVHGGGVGLEKSFRCEVCGKAFAYSNSLVRHKLSQHGIDRNGQRVNQAQPTGYSPLFYDSGSGSNYTGSSHMQHGDPGQPRQPQQPQQHPFHYRSKNFQKRLGQTKKQRKKKRQVLIHSIMRDGKLVGVPLSKDTRRKLILLKKKRGRMQAAIKKKKILAQLRIKGCVAKAKSWSGGAVKVTNLSSMDVPIKRFPCPICPSATYALQGPLLVHRAIRHPPKNSGRQARLRCQVCGRRTSSLNKALRHRGQHLKQAAFQCCKCRHRFWNSQLLARHDFCCRGPPISRSWELMKMKSPPPEDNLSPAPLTLPAPLTLPAPLTLPAPVPVLIPVPVPVQPERSTVLTEYSQ, encoded by the coding sequence ATGTTCCAGTTCAGCAAGTACCCCATGGACATTCTAGAGATGCTGAGTGGACACCAGGCCCACCAGTTTAAAGGCCTGGGATTAGAGCGGCAGCTGAGCCACCAGCAGCAGGTCCAgctgcagcaccagcagcagctccagcagcagcaccagcccTCCGCTGACGGCTCAGGAAGCCTGCTCTCCGGCCTCGGCCTGGGATCCCTCCAGAGTTCTCGAAGTAATGCCTTCGCCGACTCGTCCTCGTTATTCGCCAAAATGAGCGCCCCTCCCTCATCGATCTCTCATCAGAGCCAGTCGTCTTCCTCTCACAGCTCCAGGAAGTCCAGTAAAatgagcagcagtgggggcGGGAGCTCGGGATATCCCCAGTTTCTGCGGCCTTTCCACCCGGCTGAGGCTGCGCTCGCTCAGGAGCAGCTCCATTCTGGGATGGGCCGCTTTGACTTTGGTGGCGGCAGTAGCGGTGGGGTTGTCACTCCTGCGCCCCCGCCTCCACCGCTGCATCCAGGCCTCTCTATCCCTCAGCCCTCTTCTGGTCCCCCCACTTCCTCGccctctccctccacctcctcagccTCCAACAACCCCTCCGGCAGCACTGCGGTCCCCTTAGTCGGCCAGTCAGACCCCCGCAGCCTCCACCAGCAGTTCAGCTGCATGCTGGCTGCCAACCAGTACTTCCTCTCCGGCGTCCCCACCAACAGCAGCCTGGAGCAATTCCTCGTGCAGCAAGGCACTCACAATCACTTGGGTTTGGGTCTGAGCCAAGGGTCTGCCGACTCCAACTCTGCCCTggcccctccccccctccactCCGCACACAGCCACGGCCACACAGCTCCACAgattcagcagcagcaacagcagctgaCCTCGCACGCCTTATCTCACCCACACAGCCACACGCACCACCCTCACCCCCTCCACCCGGCGCCCCAGCCTGCCCCTCTGGGTGGCTTTGATTTCCAAGGCATTCCAGTCCTCTCCTCGAACCAGATAGCATCGCTAATGCAGCAAGAGGCTGGCCTTTCCCTCCCCCTGCCCTTGCACCTGTCCCTCTCTAAAGACGATGCAAAGACAGGAGACAGCTCGTCTTCATCTGCTTCAAGCggagggagcaggaggaagaaggCGATGGCGGGCTACCTGCCCCAGAGGAAATCGGAGAGCAGCAGCACTCACAGCCACAGCAGCCCCAGTGGGCTCAGTCAGAGCTCCTCAGCGGGCCTTGTGGGAGGAGGGTCCGGGGGTGTTGGCATAAGTGGCATCGGAAGTGAGCCACCGCATTCCTCTCACCTCTCATCATCCTCACGGCAACAGCAGTCATCCTCCAGGGTCTCCTCCTCATCGTCGGCCCCTCCTTCCTCTAATTCAACCTCTGTGCTTGTAGCCAACGGTAACCAACAGTTGTCCAAATCCCAGGACAGTAACAGTTCATCAGGCCAGCCGGAGCCAGAGCCCCTCTACCACTGTGGGGAGTGCGGTAAAACCTTCACCCACCTCTCCAGCCTGCGAAGGCATCTCCGCAGCCATGGCTTGACACCAGAAAGCCAAAGCAGGAAGTCTGACTGCAGCTCCCCCAGCCCAGAGAGGGTGTTCTGCTGTGGTGAGTGTGggaagagatttaaaaagaggGGTCACCTCATCCAACATAGCGTCACTCACTCAGAGAACCGGCCTTTCGCCTGCAACATCTGCCAAAAGTCCTTCAACCGGCGGGAGTCCCTCACGAGACACGAGAAGATCCACGACGAGAAGCCTTTCCGCTGCCCGGCCTGCGGGCGCTGCTTCCGGGAGAGCACCTCTCTGCTCAACCACGCTGCTTCAGGGGCCTGTGGCAAACCTCCTCGGAGTTCAAAAAACCGTCCCAGCAACGAGGGGAGCGTCTCATCCAACCAGAGCAGTAGCAGCAAAATGGGAAGCGGTGGAAACAGGGTGGGACTCCCAAACGATGGGGCAGCAATGGCCAATGACAAGTATGCAACAGATTTTTCCAGAAACCGCTACCAGTCGCCCTACAGCGGGGTGGACGACTACAGGCGGGCCCAGCCAGCGTCCCTGTACTCCCCAGATACGCTCGCAAGTGAAATGAACAACCAAACTCTGCGTAAGGCCCCTTTAGCTCCAACTCTGCACCCCCACCCACAACcgcagcagcaccaccaccaccaacagcCACCGCAGCAGCAACAGCCccacctccccctctcctccctacTGGATGATTCGGAGGATGAAGTCACCAGCAGTGCGATGTCGGCCATCGCCGCCgcagctgctgcttcctgtgatCTAAACGCTGAAGGGCGTGATGGAGAAAGGAGGGATATCATCGGAGGCCTCCTGGGGGGGTTGGGGTTTGGTAACCTCGGTGGCCCGTCTTCTACGTCCAGCCTCAACGGTGCCACTATGCCTTTGACCCACCCGAGCCAGCCCCACACAAAGCCCCGGAGGCCGAGGAAGCCCCGAGAGAAGAGAGACCCAAACAACATTGTCAGGAGGAGAAGAAGCCCCGCCCCTCCAGGGGACGGGTCGGAGCGGCCGTACAGCTGTCAGGTTTGCTGCAAACGGTTCAGGAGGGCGGAGACGCTGCGGCGCCACACCCGTGTCCACACGGGGGAGAAGCCTCATGCCTGCGACGTGTGCGGCAAAATGTTCCGCGAGCCTTTCCACCTCACCAAGCACCTTACCGTGCACTCCGGTCAAAAGAACTACAAATGCAATCTGTGCGGGAAGATGTTTGCCTATGCTCAGAGCCTGGTGAGGCACGGGAAGCTGCACAGGAAGGGTGAGATCGATAGTCAGGGGAGGCGGGTTAAAGGAGCTGCCGCCGCCGCCGCTGCTGCCGCCGCCGCCATCAGTCAGGTCGCCCCCTCGGGAAACTCCGACTACTTCTCATCCTGCTCCCAAGGAGAAAAGTCTCCAACATCTGGCACACCCTCTCAAAGGCTTTACACCTGTACAGTGTGCTGGAAATCCTTCCGCCACTACTTCCACCTGACAGCACATCAGCAGACGGTGCACGGTGGGGGAGTCGGGCTGGAGAAGTCCTTTCGGTGCGAAGTCTGCGGTAAGGCCTTCGCCTACTCCAACAGCTTAGTGCGCCACAAGCTGTCCCAGCACGGCATCGACCGCAACGGCCAGCGGGTCAACCAGGCCCAACCCACAGGATACTCGCCGCTCTTCTACGACTCAGGGTCAGGTTCTAACTACACCGGGTCTTCTCACATGCAGCACGGGGACCCCGGGCAGCCGCGGCAGCcgcagcagccgcagcagcacCCTTTTCACTACCGCTCGAAAAACTTCCAGAAGCGGCTTGgtcaaacaaaaaagcaaagaaaaaaaaaaaggcaagttCTGATCCACAGCATCATGAGAGACGGAAAGCTGGTGGGGGTTCCTCTGAGTAAAGACACCCGCAGGAAGCTGATCCTCCTGAAGAAAAAGAGGGGCAGGATGCAGGCGGCgatcaagaagaagaagatcctGGCGCAGCTGAGGATAAAGGGCTGCGTGGCGAAGGCCAAATCGTGGAGCGGAGGCGCCGTCAAAGTCACAAACCTCTCATCCATGGATGTCCCCATTAAGCGCTTCCCCTGCCCCATCTGCCCCAGTGCCACCTACGCCCTGCAGGGTCCTCTGCTGGTCCACCGCGCCATCAGGCATCCGCCGAAAAACTCAGGGCGCCAGGCCCGTCTGCGGTGCCAGGTGTGTGGGAGGCGCACCAGCTCACTTAACAAAGCCTTGAGACACAGGGGCCAGCACCTGAAGCAGGCCGCCTTCCAGTGCTGCAAATGCCGACACCGCTTCTGGAACTCGCAACTCCTGGCCCGCCACGACTTCTGCTGTCGGGGGCCGCCCATCAGCAGGAGCTGGGAACTGATGAAGATGAAGTCCCCGCCGCCAGAAGACAACCTTTCTCCGGCCCCACTGACGCTCCCGGCCCCGCTGACGCTCCCAGCCCCACTGACGCTCCCGGCCCCGGTCCCGGTTCTGATCCCGGTCCCGGTCCCAGTCCAGCCCGAGAGATCAACAGTACTGACTGAGTACAGCcagtag